In Thermosphaera sp., a genomic segment contains:
- a CDS encoding D-2-hydroxyacid dehydrogenase translates to MRVLVASHIHEKALQLLREKGFEVTSVEEPSEEQLATMIKGYDVLIVRSKPLVTRKVIESADNLKVIARAGVGLDNIDVEAAKQKGIALINAPESSTLSVAELAIALMLAVARKIAYSDRRMREGYWAKKEAMGVELSGKTIGIIGAGRIGSAVARIARYGFNMHVLYHDVRCSEELNRELGAECVSLEEVLRRSDVVSIHVPLLPETKYLINEERLKLMKKTAILINTSRGAVIDTKALVKALREGWIAGAGLDVFEEEPLPKDHPLLSLDNVVLTPHIGASTREAQEKAGIEVARKIIEYFKK, encoded by the coding sequence ATGAGAGTCCTGGTTGCAAGCCACATCCACGAGAAAGCTCTCCAGCTCCTAAGGGAAAAGGGGTTCGAGGTCACCTCTGTGGAAGAGCCCTCTGAGGAACAGTTGGCTACAATGATCAAGGGTTACGACGTTCTCATAGTCAGAAGTAAACCCCTTGTGACGAGGAAAGTTATAGAATCAGCGGATAACCTTAAGGTTATAGCTCGGGCGGGGGTTGGACTAGACAACATAGATGTTGAAGCGGCTAAGCAGAAAGGTATAGCGTTGATTAATGCTCCCGAATCCTCCACGTTGAGTGTTGCCGAGCTCGCTATTGCCTTAATGCTTGCTGTTGCCAGAAAAATAGCTTATAGCGATAGGAGGATGAGGGAGGGGTACTGGGCTAAGAAGGAGGCAATGGGGGTAGAGCTGAGTGGGAAAACCATAGGGATCATTGGCGCAGGCCGAATTGGGTCTGCCGTGGCGAGAATAGCAAGATACGGATTTAACATGCATGTGTTATATCACGATGTAAGATGTAGCGAGGAGTTAAACAGGGAGCTTGGAGCCGAGTGTGTGAGCCTAGAGGAAGTGTTGAGGAGATCCGACGTGGTTTCAATACACGTGCCGTTGCTACCTGAGACGAAATACTTGATAAATGAGGAGAGACTCAAGCTTATGAAGAAAACAGCTATATTAATAAACACTTCAAGAGGGGCTGTAATTGATACAAAGGCTCTCGTAAAGGCTCTCAGAGAGGGGTGGATAGCCGGAGCTGGTTTAGACGTGTTCGAAGAGGAACCCCTACCGAAGGACCATCCTTTGTTGAGCTTGGATAACGTCGTCCTAACTCCTCATATTGGTGCTAGTACTAGGGAGGCTCAGGAAAAAGCCGGTATTGAGGTGGCTAGGAAGATAATAGAATATTTCAAAAAGTGA
- a CDS encoding ParB N-terminal domain-containing protein, whose protein sequence is MSYFEIKTKHLTLKITLEEVSKLHIHEEIIPEMYEKLVEKIKQDGFFKDPVIVDEKTLVVLDGMHRVAAAQTLRFPYMPVCLIDYDNPEVKLKSWCRAVVKASGKIDEVLSAIREVGLEVDGLNDISVAFDLLKSRKIIVAVVDGKSLFVVKSPVNDIKSIYDWIKRVENALKDKGYEVKYITEEEAFELAKSGQVVASLITPVITKEEVRSVALRGEVFIHKATRHIVPARPMNVRVPLEWLDGSIPLDRARKLLTDYLERRRIRTLPPGTVLDRRYDEELFVFE, encoded by the coding sequence ATGTCGTACTTCGAGATAAAAACTAAGCACTTGACCTTGAAGATAACGCTCGAAGAAGTGTCCAAACTACATATTCACGAGGAAATCATTCCCGAGATGTATGAAAAGCTTGTTGAAAAGATAAAGCAAGACGGCTTCTTCAAAGATCCAGTTATCGTCGATGAGAAGACGCTAGTGGTATTAGATGGAATGCATAGAGTGGCGGCGGCTCAAACATTAAGGTTTCCTTACATGCCGGTATGTCTCATTGACTACGACAACCCTGAGGTAAAGCTTAAATCGTGGTGTAGAGCAGTCGTAAAAGCGTCTGGAAAAATCGATGAAGTATTGTCAGCAATAAGGGAGGTTGGATTAGAGGTTGACGGATTAAATGATATTAGTGTTGCGTTTGATTTGTTGAAGTCGAGGAAAATAATTGTTGCGGTGGTAGACGGTAAAAGCCTATTTGTGGTCAAATCTCCTGTTAATGACATTAAATCAATATACGATTGGATTAAGAGAGTGGAGAACGCTCTAAAAGACAAGGGTTATGAGGTAAAGTACATTACGGAAGAGGAGGCTTTCGAGCTCGCGAAAAGTGGTCAAGTTGTGGCGTCACTGATAACTCCGGTTATTACGAAGGAGGAAGTGCGTAGCGTAGCATTGAGGGGGGAGGTATTTATTCATAAAGCTACTCGCCACATAGTTCCCGCTAGACCAATGAATGTAAGGGTGCCCCTAGAATGGCTTGATGGTTCGATACCGTTAGACAGAGCTAGGAAGCTGTTGACGGATTACCTTGAGAGAAGAAGGATTAGAACCCTGCCACCAGGGACTGTTCTCGATAGGAGATATGATGAAGAGTTGTTTGTTTTTGAATAG
- a CDS encoding CehA/McbA family metallohydrolase translates to MRRLRVLLILLLVVPLLTVFVENMTPIHGQSGGVIVIKGPTPIMEGEAKGPEDVTIMNEYLAAAFGISTTPPWGIPPGHIIDLAPVAAGASDVLAQFSLPLNDWANWATITSFKIVENSTSRAIIEAIGQWKGLVVNYTYILESGKPYLRVIVTVTNNDTITYSNHIMGPAISLKRGWAYAPGFGSGRIVTAPKSNYGITEDWVASYHQDYALGLYAPNYTHIALHSSFVDAFYQVTLAPGDSRVFDAYIIVFPEGDLCKIAETVQSIKGEGLASVHGNVLTTTGNQLPSGVVMVESQGRPYCWSLVRNGSYSFSLPAPRSYSIYALAKAHAPSTKANLTLNPGDDVEYNFTDVIPPGRIILRVFRNDTGEPTDARILISGGYVPPVMYLATTTVYTDVFNVGTALIDLAPGTYNLTVDKGSGFISTNKTVSVSVASEQTLEINVTVDILFKPWERGWYMVDLHHHSDWMDGRTPPDQLVVAQLASALDILFVSDHDYVGNCPVIQAIAQARSVPFVCGVEISPDWAHFNVYPILDPSKLLYRGTMREIITSARAAGAIVVRANHPYIGGLFIAQEMNNIPGGYYEDWDAAEINGPWGSNNQRTLTKMFTLWDFNIRKYLTAGSDVHDVVMQTYTGKPRVVAYLPNGPDPISLALAEKYGRTFITYGPFVFTNPLPGSTVGAVSLSSNISITVELYSALGLSRLEVYGKGGRLIQNIPLGGVASTVLDLSIPASTITNGTESGYIVVIAYDLSGNRAINNPIWIDVNTYPVTTTERITETETITQTQISTVTTTQTATVTTTSIRTETTTFTSETTLTTTQVYTTTHTTEKTETLTTTITQTDMLSIGVVAVVFLATGVLASKFVLRK, encoded by the coding sequence ATGAGGCGCCTAAGGGTTCTCCTTATACTGTTATTGGTGGTGCCTCTATTAACAGTCTTCGTTGAAAATATGACTCCTATACATGGTCAGTCTGGTGGAGTCATTGTGATCAAAGGGCCAACTCCTATAATGGAGGGTGAAGCCAAGGGTCCTGAAGACGTAACGATAATGAACGAGTACTTAGCCGCAGCCTTCGGCATCTCAACGACTCCACCCTGGGGAATCCCGCCTGGACACATTATTGACTTAGCGCCGGTCGCTGCGGGGGCATCTGATGTTCTAGCTCAGTTCAGTCTGCCCTTGAATGACTGGGCTAACTGGGCTACAATCACCAGTTTTAAAATAGTTGAAAACTCTACGAGCAGGGCAATTATAGAGGCGATCGGGCAATGGAAGGGTTTGGTGGTTAATTACACCTACATATTAGAGTCGGGCAAACCGTACTTGAGGGTTATCGTCACGGTAACGAACAATGATACGATCACTTATTCCAATCATATAATGGGTCCAGCGATATCTTTGAAGAGGGGTTGGGCTTACGCGCCTGGGTTCGGCTCTGGAAGGATAGTAACTGCGCCAAAGAGTAACTACGGAATAACGGAAGATTGGGTTGCTTCATACCACCAGGATTATGCGCTTGGACTCTACGCTCCAAACTATACTCACATCGCCCTCCACAGTAGCTTCGTGGATGCATTTTACCAAGTAACACTTGCTCCTGGTGATAGTCGAGTCTTCGATGCCTACATCATAGTCTTTCCAGAGGGCGATTTATGCAAGATAGCTGAAACAGTGCAGTCAATAAAGGGAGAGGGGTTGGCTTCGGTGCATGGAAACGTTCTCACGACGACGGGGAACCAGCTTCCCAGCGGGGTAGTAATGGTTGAATCACAAGGGAGGCCTTACTGTTGGAGCCTGGTGAGAAACGGCTCTTACAGCTTCTCCCTGCCGGCGCCCCGCTCCTACAGCATTTATGCATTGGCGAAAGCCCATGCGCCCAGCACTAAAGCGAACTTAACTCTAAACCCCGGTGACGATGTGGAGTATAACTTTACAGACGTCATTCCTCCCGGGAGGATCATCTTAAGAGTGTTCAGGAATGATACTGGTGAACCAACCGATGCAAGAATACTTATAAGTGGAGGATATGTCCCGCCCGTGATGTATTTGGCAACGACTACAGTATACACCGATGTCTTCAACGTGGGGACAGCCCTCATAGACTTGGCCCCGGGAACATATAACTTGACGGTGGATAAAGGAAGCGGATTCATCAGCACTAATAAAACAGTATCAGTAAGCGTAGCTAGCGAGCAGACGCTCGAGATCAACGTTACCGTTGACATTCTCTTCAAACCTTGGGAGCGAGGATGGTATATGGTTGATCTTCACCATCACTCAGACTGGATGGATGGGAGAACGCCGCCTGACCAGCTAGTAGTTGCTCAACTGGCCTCCGCCCTTGACATACTGTTTGTAAGCGACCACGATTATGTTGGCAACTGCCCTGTAATCCAAGCTATTGCTCAAGCGAGGAGTGTTCCATTTGTATGCGGCGTCGAGATATCACCCGACTGGGCTCATTTCAACGTATACCCTATTCTCGATCCCTCGAAGCTCCTATACAGAGGTACCATGAGGGAAATAATTACTTCAGCAAGGGCTGCTGGAGCTATTGTGGTGAGAGCAAACCACCCGTATATAGGCGGATTGTTCATAGCTCAGGAAATGAATAATATACCCGGCGGCTATTATGAAGACTGGGATGCAGCAGAGATCAACGGGCCGTGGGGCAGTAATAATCAGAGAACACTTACTAAGATGTTCACATTATGGGACTTTAACATTAGAAAATATTTAACGGCTGGAAGTGACGTGCACGACGTTGTAATGCAAACCTATACGGGTAAACCGAGAGTTGTCGCATACTTGCCCAACGGACCTGATCCGATATCTCTAGCGCTTGCTGAAAAATATGGAAGGACGTTCATAACCTACGGACCCTTCGTCTTCACAAATCCGCTGCCTGGTTCCACGGTTGGAGCAGTATCGTTGTCGAGCAATATCTCAATAACGGTTGAACTCTATTCAGCATTAGGATTGAGCAGGTTGGAAGTGTATGGGAAAGGAGGTAGACTCATTCAAAACATACCTCTTGGCGGCGTAGCATCCACCGTGTTAGACCTATCCATACCGGCATCCACGATAACAAACGGAACGGAGAGCGGCTATATTGTCGTTATAGCATATGATCTATCGGGTAATAGAGCGATAAACAACCCGATATGGATCGATGTGAATACCTATCCTGTAACGACTACTGAGAGGATCACGGAGACTGAAACTATTACTCAAACACAAATCTCCACGGTGACCACGACGCAGACTGCAACCGTTACTACGACCTCGATCAGGACGGAGACAACTACATTTACCAGCGAGACAACCCTCACTACAACACAAGTATATACTACGACTCATACTACAGAGAAAACTGAAACCCTGACGACAACTATCACGCAAACCGACATGCTATCTATAGGAGTCGTAGCCGTCGTATTCTTGGCAACTGGAGTGCTCGCGAGCAAATTCGTATTGAGAAAATAA